The Balneolaceae bacterium sequence ATACAGGTGAAATTTTATGGGAAACGGAATTGGAAACGGGCGCTTTTGCTACCCCAAGTACGTATGAAATTGAAGGAAAGCAGTATATTGCACTCGGTGTGGGTGGGAATTGTAAATATTGCTCGGAAGGTCATAGTGGACAATTATCAACTCCAACAAGCGATCTGTTTGTAGTATTTGCTCTGTCAGACTAATATGTAATTTCAATCAATCTTCAGAAAACTCTATTAATTCAAATTTAATATCGCTAATTATGAAAAAATCCATCACATTATTACAGTATCTATTCATATTAGTAATGGCTGCTTTATTTACAGTTACAGGTTGTGAAAAGAGTGAAAATTTTGAGACATCAAATGCAACCTCTTCTGCAATTGAACCCATTCGTGTGATGTCCTTCAATATCCGATACGATAATCCTGAGGACGGGCCTGATGCATGGCCCAATCGCAAGGATTTTGTGGCAAGTACCATACAATTTCACAAATCAGATATTATTGGAATCCAGGAGGGACTGGTTCATCAACTTCATGATCTGGACGGATTTCTCGGAGAATTTGATCGTGTTGGCGTTGGACGGGATGATGGTAAGGAAGCGGGTGAATTTAGTGCTATTTATTACAAGGCAAATCGGTTTGAGCCGATTAAAACCGAAACGTTTTGGTTGTCAGAAACACCAGATGTAACAGGAAGCAAGAGTTGGGATGCAGCCATTACAAGAATTGTTACATGGGCCTACTTCAGAGATAACGTAAATAATGAAAATTTTTATCTGTTCAACACCCATTTTGATCACCGGGGCGTGGAAGCCAGAAT is a genomic window containing:
- a CDS encoding endonuclease/exonuclease/phosphatase family protein; its protein translation is MKKSITLLQYLFILVMAALFTVTGCEKSENFETSNATSSAIEPIRVMSFNIRYDNPEDGPDAWPNRKDFVASTIQFHKSDIIGIQEGLVHQLHDLDGFLGEFDRVGVGRDDGKEAGEFSAIYYKANRFEPIKTETFWLSETPDVTGSKSWDAAITRIVTWAYFRDNVNNENFYLFNTHFDHRGVEARINSAKLIVEKIEEIAGDEPVVLTGDFNTTDDREPYSILTETDREGSDLVLYDGFYHSENGHHGPTSTSNGFEEIRPDRRIDYIFVNDGFKVTYHGILADVRDGHFPSDHLPVLAEIVLSQP